tagtttttctcaaaaaaaaaaaatctgatattgGAAATACggttttccctttttttgacaatttataGTTAATCTCGTATTTTTCGTCAAAGgccaatataatttttttttttcaaaatttatatatagactgattttttttatcattaaaaaaaattgattaagtgttaaaaaagggttcgggtcgaaattctgtatgggccaaaattcggattccaaaattctgtattccaaaattctgtattttaaaattctgtaaattcaaaattctgtattttaaaattttgtaaattcaaaattctgtattaaaattctgtaaacacaaaattctggatttcaaaattctgtattccaaaattctgtaaatgataaaagaaaaattgttttgataatgcaaaaagtgcgcacttttttcattacacaggtttacaagggttttgttgccggaacaaaaatatacttttctgaaggtttttggtgttcTGAACTCGAattcgaagtcagaaacaactaatcagctcccgtttttgagatattaccgttagaaaatgcaaaaatacgtttttttgaattctccggaccttattattttgtataaagaaaattgtttgagcatatttagtaacggtttctataagaactgttttccatctttcgacacctgtttaaatcttttcaatatcttttatattgcccgagatatctcaaactgaagtaagtgggtttggcttcatatatcaaaaagaagataatgacgttataaaatttataaaaataccaaacaacttaggatatctcgggcagtaaaaaagatatcggaaagatttaaacagatttaaaaaggtggtaaatagtacttatgaaaaccgttactaaatatgctcaaaaaattttccttatataaaagaataaggtccgaagtactgcattttctaacggtaatatttaaaaaacgggagctgattaattttttttttacttcagattcgagttcagcacatcgaaaaccttcagaaaagtatatttttgtttcggcaacaaaaaaaaagtttaattttgttaactagtgttatcaaaacaatttttcttttatcatttacaaaattttatagtacagatttttgatattttctatgcagaaccttgaagcagtttgcgttcgacagcttaagttaagtgttatgagttaatcgtgatataaaatgaattcagaaaaatggaaaatattaaattattaaaacctaataaaggaaaggataaattgtgtgtcgatggttttatgtttaataacgaagaaagaacaacttacaaaaaaaaacatggaaaatgaaatatttttttaatgaaaaatctcgaaaatttttcggaaaatagggtacttaactcaaattagtcatgcacttaataactccattcaaattttgtcgaaaaaaaattgaattttttgagaaaaatgaaattcaagcctgcagaacatgaaaatctcgaaaaacttatcggaaaatggagcgcttaattcaaattagtcgaacattcaattatttatgtccaattttttcaaaaaagtggaattttttgaaaaaaaaaaaaacaaattcaagttagtagaacatgaatttgtatggaaaatgaaaatatttttttttaatggaaaatctcggacatttttttcgaaaattgggtacttaaaggcttggccacaccggagggtatgcggtagaggtacgggtagcggtaacgatatttgtatgaaaaaaattccacatctgaacgttgatatgtcagtttggaatttttttcatacaagtaccgttacctctacccgtaccgctaccgcataccctccggtgtggccaagccttaactcaaagcacttaattattcaagatagtttcaaaaaaaaaaatttttttcgaagaccacagaaaaaaaattatttttgtaaaaaaaatttgtttttggaatttttgtttggcacctaaatattaaaccaaacccgaattttttactaaaagtttagggcattttctggtaattgctctgctaactcgatttaaagtttttccaaaagtaggggagcacttgatataattttggggtacttgctctgctttcttgagggacatgttttaatgtagacatttagaattacagaatttttaaaagcagaataatggatttgcagaattttgaaaaacagaattttggatttacagaattttgaaatacataatacagaataatggaatacagaattatgttcatacagaattttttcttcagatacagaattttggtcctacagaattttggaatacagaataacgacccgttcccgttaaaaaaaaaaagtttttcaaaaaataaaaaaaaattataatttttatttacctcgattttttttctcctacATCTGATTACTTAACCCAAAGTCAATTTCCAAAAGTTATCTTTGATAAAGGTACTTTTAACTAATAGATTAAGTAGGAAcgacccagtcatgcattttttcgattcatttgttgtaatttctgaggcattttatttaaattattatttttattttatttgttactttaaaagtcttccgactttttttctacttaattaATTGTACAgtgaatttcagaaaaaaaaaaagagaacgaATTGAACCAGGATAATCTAGGATAAATCAAAATTTGAGCAATAAATGATTGGTATTTTTTTGGATAGGTTGGATTTGCCATTTGTAATTGTTCAGAACCCTATTagtaaaatttcatataaatttaataGTACAAAATGGCTATCAAATCAGGAATTAAATTATTTGGTTTTGCGGTATAACTTAgggggtcactgtggtgtatgtgtaatattttttttttttaatttgtaaaatcttacaaaagtatattatttttaatgtttttttttttttttaattttgtgaataTTGAGGACTATTATGATATGAATATGAACCATACATTAACATTAAGTccttaacaaataaaaacatttttacatttgaaaACACAAATTTATAGTTAGATTAAATAACATGGCGGAAAAAGTTAAATAAGAAATCTTTTAAGAAGCAACCAAATTTCTTGTAGTCGTTGGGATAAACCTTGATGACGATATCTGTATCTTTACTAgatttacatacatatgtaattttttaataacatctacgtttattcatttaaaatgtAAAGTCTCGGAAGTTGGAATTCCCCATagcctgaatttttttttaagttttttttctctcccaaaaacagacaaaatttaattccattaataaaCAATAAAGTGTGCCACCAGCTAAGGCAAACCCATTAAAAGATTTCGACAATTATTGATTAAGTATATTTCTTTAAATAGTTAAAGTGACAcacacctttttttttcaaacatacaaacaaacaaagaacAAAAGAGCTAAAACAACTTGAGCATTCACTTtcaatttcttctttttgtaGTTGTTTGAATTCATTTCATTCGATATGGTAGCTGGTAGAcagacatgaaaaaaaaaatgacgatATAAATTGTCGTGAGTGGATTAGTATAAACAGAGGAGGTTTTAGCTATTCGCTGAAAATTAGTGGTGTTTTTAGTGACATCATATCTCATATGAAAGCGAAAATAAGGTTGAACCATGGATGCCAACTGAACTGGTGCTTGAGGGTGACAGTCTTGAAcgatctttttttcttattttatgtttactCATTTTGAGTACTCCTTCATTAAGGATTTAGTAGCTCGGGTTTTCTAGTTTTAATTGACATTTCTTACTCgtttatacatttttcaaagttttcaagATATTCGAATATgtgaatatttaatttgtaattCAATTATTTAATGAAATCGGACACATAAACAAGTTCTGAGACCAGAGCACCGAAAATagacaaaatttacaaaaaaaatacctcaaaaaaaaataataaataattcaagTCTCGAAtacctcaaaaattttaataccaGAAATAGGACAGAAACCAAAATTCATCTTTATGTAAACCAATAAACTCGGTGAAGTAtgcatgatttttatttatttattgattttaaaaggAATAGGAatagattttcttttattttttcgatataagtaggtactttcggttggggtcgaaattctgtcggagttcaaaattctgctttccaaaattctttttttcaaaattctgctttataCGAAATTCttcttttcataattctgttcaacaaaactctgcaaaaaattaatagtgTTTGggaagcgcgcgctttttaacattttccaagctctttttttttacagaattttgtaaatttatcttctcgCAAAAATTTCTGCTTACTTATTTACTTAATGTACCTACTTACTttgtcaataaatttaaaaatattatgaaatggtttttaaagcagttaaaaattataagtttttgaaaattattaaataggtatgtataaaaatgtattactttttaaacaaaaaataatattaaaatcaaaaaatgaaaaatattttaaatcaacatAGTTCCTTATTAGTTTTAAacgcaaaattttgaagtcagaattttagCCCATTCCCAAGTTATTCATTGGAGAATATTATTGTTATGATACACACCAAATTTTAGATTGATCGCCTAAAAAATGTATAGGTCGAAAGATGGACAAAAAGAAGATTGCTAACTTCCAGAATTACGCtgttattttattaatacaaaaattcataTAGGTCTATTCTGCTCACGGTAAACatacctaccaaaaaaaaaatacaataatgaATGTTTCTCCCTTGTTTTATACTCTCATGAAAATGGCACTCGATTTCGTGCCTCCTAGGTGTTATTATCTCTTAAAGACAGATGCTAATGTATACATTATAGATCAAACCTACAATAATTTGGCTCAATAAAAGCCTTtcaatgtacctacatatagcTTGATGGACCACTGCTCGATTGTATCGAGTTTGGCGCTGGAAAACATGTTTAATTGAATAGTGTGATTCCCGGTATTAAGAGAAATTATTTAGACAGagtgcattaaaaataaattgtatgaagaaaattactaaattgataaatttttttttttggtagcagGTTCAAAGTTTAACGAATTTCTATGTTTTGATTGCATCCTTTTTGTATACCTTAAATGAAAATCATTCGATATCAAATACTGTAGCacctaaaagtatgcaataaCATTAATCTGGTCTGCATTTGAATTTGAACGTTGGTGCTTGTGCGATTATCACCTACAAAGTTACAcaattaaccctttcgaacccaagctatgaaaatcaatattaaaaaatattttttcagtattagctgcgttcctttggaaatatttatctactttttagtacttaaaactactttgatctactttgctatactgaaaaagtagttcaaagcagctttaagtactaaaaagtagataaatatttccaaaggaacgcagctattatcgtatcaaaaacatcacaactaagaaatatgaatagcaaaatgttattttccaaaataataaatagcaaaactaatgtgttactctcatgttacatgtaagtaacatgtactgcctatgaccaccaaaataAGTCGgtcaactgagaaaataactttttatagcacaataatatatgctacttcttctaagccaaaaagcaaaacactttctgttctggattaactttttttatatttttttttttttcaaaattatgaccatttataaaaaaaaaaaattttgaaaaaaaaagaaaaaatgtgaaattcagttcctttttcgataaaaaaaaattaaaggtatgatatttgactaaatttttgtaataattcagtaactaggcatcattatctttcaattaagccatcgaaacctaaaaaaatattaaatggaatattttttacgaatttttaaaaatatgttacatgagagtaacgctgggtccgaaagggtttaAATAAAATGGTTTACACAtaataacctttttttaatttttgagaggcgcttttatttttgtgttgtttccTTTTCCATCTTTGAAAAATTAGCCACTGAATTGGCCCTGTCCTTATCTCCCTTTTTAGTTTAATCTACATTGGCCTTGGAAACTTTAtatttcattaataaaacattatattaaggttttcttaaaaatataaacatttttaagactttttatttgaaaaatcagaACTAAGCCAACTgaatatctattaaaaaaaaaacattcgagtttaaaattgagaaataactttttttctaatttaattataaaatacgAATTGTTCTTTTTACTTTGTTAattattcatacaaaaatatttaagttaaatgaaacacataataaattatttgttgcTTTTGCTGTTGGATGGATTTATATTATATCTATACCTAGTAATTGTGTTATGATCttacattttaatgaaattcataaatatttgATATCACAAAATAAATGGATGAAAcaggaaatatttatctaaaaaaaaaatattctaattagtgttttcttttttgttactaatttaaaaataacttaaaatcttaaaatttaatactgTGGACGCGGTAAAGTAAGTACATATTTGTCTTTCTTCTTTGTTTCTGTTGTTTGACTAAATTATATAATTATGCAAGTTGGTTAaattaattatctacaaaagaAATCTTCATCACATTTATTGTAACAACAATAAGGTAGGCCAACTAAAGCACTAGCATCACGTTTGTGTCGATCTTCATCAAAATGTTTCTTATTCACATGTGATTTGTACATTGGAAAAATGCTCAGCCTGCTCAAATGTTCAAAATGTGATTGAGCCACTTTGAGATATCCTCCACGGGGATAAGAGCTCCGACGGACAGCATATGTGTGATGTTTTTTGTGATGATCtgtaatgaaaaagaaaatatacatttaaaattcaatttatatctTTCAAGAGTAAATAAAGATAAAACATAATTTGTCTTTAAAGCTAAAATTGAAttgggtcaaaaaaaaacaaccagaCTTTCTTAACGATTAACTAAAAGTAAAAGGCCAAAAGAATCATTTAAcatatttcttgtttttagcATGTTATAAACttgattttcgtttttatttgaaattgataATGTTATGCAGTAAGAAATTAAAATGGTGCTAcggggtgtatgcgtactatttttttttttttgcatgttttaACTTGTTGCTGGTTTGATcatttctttgttatttttaaaaattgtatatgaacataaaatgatataatttcttcaaaaatttcatcacttttaaaacaaatacaaatgatAGATTAGATAGATTTATTAGGAAGTTAAGATTAAATGATTGGTATTTGGATGTGTGAGCATATTTATAAGATTAAAATTTGAACTCTTCTggactgtttttcttttttttttttcttataaataaattatggttttgtgttgtttttatcTGCTGGGTGTGTCGTGTATTtatcaattattgtagaaaaattGGAAGCAAAAGAAATTCAACTGTTTTTATTCTGTAGTCTTTTTGTTCTTGACAAATTGTGCTcagttttattttctcattgCAGCAAAACACtgcacaaaattatatttttttacatttctcaattctatttacatatttatgtacctttattatttttttataattgctatgacaccgttttcaaaaattttgaccaCAAATCAAATATTCCAATTGACTGcttgtattaaataaattttagataaacgaaattgaaagtcgtgatacccgttttttttttttaaatacatttttatacacacaaattttatataatttttcaaaaaaaaaagtagctttgtcattttcatgaaaataatgattaacatgaaaaacaaaatttaaaaaaagtttaccaaatagttttcaaacaaaaaaaaatacaacttttataaagatccgaaaatattttatttgaaaatctttTAGGGTTTCAAATatgagaatttaaaaaaaatgtatcaaccagttttcaaaaaaaaaaaattggaacttttttaaaaatgtcacaAGGACTCAATTAAAACTGTTTTACATCCAAATGCCAACaaccttcttttttatttttgttgaagagTATTTATTCAAGGATTTCAATCAATGTCACCAATCATACATAAAACCttcatataaatataaattttaacacATTTACAAGTTTTAAACATTATCAAGTACCTACTTTTGTTATTATTGAATGTCAAGTGTccttttttttgagtaaaattaAGTCTTATATAACTCATGActgtataaataaaaacatacgaTTTCATGCCGGAACAGAaagtatgacaaaaaaaaaaagaataacaaactCCCCAATCAATAATTTCATTGAAACTGCACGGAATTCGCACGTAATTAGTATGACCGGCCGTTTCTACTTAACAACCGGCCTCGTTGGcctcaacaatttttttattattgcatTCTACCTTACTTTGTCGTTGTCGTTGTGGTTGTTAAAAAGGGGGGCATATTTAAACAATTCATCACTCAGaatctaaattttatttatgatataATTATTGTAATGCAAAGAAACATATTACCGTTAAATAAGtcatatcagtttttttttacaacaaaatcaATTCCGTAACAATGACCCTGACTTTGTACCAATTTCATGGCTAAACGTAGGCGCACAGTCAGTCAATTATGGCAACGAAACAAGTCGTTGCATACAAATTTCGTTTTGTCATCAAAAAGTCTGAACTTAAAGCTGtcggaaattattattataatcaaAAAGACTGctataaaattgtaatttcatTTACGAGAATGTTGATATACGCTACGCACTTCAAATATTAATacaataaaaatgacgtttaattattTGTTTACTATGAATAAAACACAGCAAGATTAAAAAATATGTGtgatctattaaaaaaatgtcacattAAAACTTACTTTTAATTGTTGATTATGTAAATACCTACTTAGcaattgtttattatttgtttttattttttttttataagttaaaatcATTATCAAAGGTGAATAACTTTATGTGACCTTCAATTAACAATAATAGTAAATTTATTGAACTAAGGAatgtttgtttataaaattcataaacGTGTATCATGTGATTTTGTAAGTtgtaatataattattttgtatactttttttatcatatgaatttttttgtttaccaataaataaaattgaggaaattatttttttttttgtttaacttgtGGTGAcctctatttttgttaaaatatgtaaaataaaatgttctgATATTtatggaagttttttttaatttgttgttattttatgtGATTTTATTACTTACATCCATTTTCAAGTTCATTTGATTTAGATCGATGATGAAATTCTCTTTTATGTCGTATTGTTAAGGGTTCATCATTTGCAAAGAGATGTTCGCAAGCTTCCACAGcgaatgttttcattttttctagCGAACAGAATGCGGATGTTTCTTTCACAAAGTGAGAATATGTGATGGTAAGCATTAAAGCGGCACAAATGAGAttgatctgaaaataaaaaagaaatataattgtcaaagcattttcttaaatcgctGTTCTTTAAACTATCATCCAACTGCTATTATATtctagaaaaatataaaagaagaaTTGAAATCGGCTATTTAACTGTGGTTTATCTCTGGTTCAAGAATCATACATGTTGAAAAAAGCCAAGAAGGTACTTGAACCAGAGTTGAACCGGAGCTAACCCACCAATTTAGATCAGTCAAAATCTTAAACCATAGCTGAACTAggtttgtttgaaataaaagtgGTTCATAGTATTAATTTCTATGATACCCAAAGGATGCATCTGGAAACATAAACTCCTACTTTGATGAAAGCATATTACAGAGAAGATCGCCTGagttcaaaacaaaacaacttaaCATTATTAAAAGTTGAAAATGCTTGCTTTATTTTACGCGTTTTACTTTTTCTAACATGGAATCcaagcaaaaaataataaatatttagatGTTTCAGTACGAATCTATACATGATACTTTGAACAAGAAAGTACAGTAACTCCAAAAACCTTATCCAAGCACGTAAGCATTaagcattaaatattttatattattttccaataaaaggaattctgtcaaattaaaaatgcaTTGTGAAAGCACGTTTCTAAACATTCTACTCGTATCGTGTCGTGACTTCTCCTCATGAGCTTTAATACGCCTATTCTGGGTGGAGAACATTTCTCAAACTGCAATTAGTAAGAAACACGTCTAGTTAGTGTAAGAAAATTTGAAGTGGTATAATcctgtaattttgaaaaaaaggatgtGTGTTTTCActtgtacacgcgactgaaatttttcataccataaaaaaaaaaatgttttcaaattatGAGCACTACTTGCTAATCccttttgaaatttcttttcaaaaagtaaattttcctACCCCAACGCCGCCGCCGCAAAAGAAGTacctataacctcaaaaaagatTTGTGTGTAGTTCTACTTTTCACACACAGAAATGCACTTGTATTAAAACTTTTATGGTACCTACTAGTGTGAACATGCCTTTTAAAGTTTAGCTTAGTTAACGCCATAATAATTCGATGTAATCACTGGGTTAGTTAATATACATaggttaatgtttttttttttttgacatttcgtcGGCGGagagcaaaattgttctaagtccttaaCAAATCCTGTGTTCATTTCTGTATTATTTTTAGCATATAAGCCACTGATTAAAATTTGACATCTAAAACACGTTAGTCgtagtttttttaataaaaaatattcgaatggtTACTTAAAAAGTTTTATGAAAATGAAGTTAATAAAAATTGACGTTTTTTTGCAGCTGAAAAAAACAGAAGGTTTTTGAGACAATAATTTTATTGACTCATTTCTCATGGAATTAAGAGGTTTATGTGACACCCCTTTTTACATGTTTTCTTGAATCTTAGACGCGTTCCATTATGAGGTGATAAACTGTCTAGAGTGGATGATCTAGTACAATTactactagatctactcatgctTTTCTGTCCTTGTTTCTACATATATagaaattacactggtcaacaaggtttttgccacaagaaccaaaatatacttttctagtagtttttggtgctgaatccgaatctgaagtcagaaaaatttgattggccttcgtttttgaaatattactgttagaaaatgtcaaaaaaacgtaattttggctgttttcgaggttatgtttttatgtggagtaattcattatgaatgaaactactagaaaagtatattttggttcttgtggcaaaaaaaaagttaaattttgctgaccagtgttattactttgattttgttgaaaatgCAATCGCTACTAAAGTAAGCAAAACGATTACAATTATTCCAATGCCAACTTTTCGCGAGTCAAATTATGCCCATGGAAGCTTTGCTTGCCAAGTCGATCGTGTGTTTGGTGACTTTAGTCGcaaaaactaaaagagcaaGGGAAAAAGGTTTTTATCCTGTCTACTTTTTATTTCCATAAACCTGATGAACCtgttaaatacaaattaacaCAGTTCCCATACTTGATTCCATAAGGATTACCCAATGGAAAAGTTAGAAGTTTGAGAGAAACAGCACAGATTTTGCGTTCCCGATATGACAAagtgtatttttcattttaaggtGAAGTATGTGTAGTAAAAAATTTGGAAAGTCTTGTTTTAAAGAAAGCCaactaaaaagttatttaaaatatcaacacCAATTTATAATGAAGCCTGTTTaagtattaaaaatcaaattgagGTTACTTTGAACACACATAAAATGCTTCTGGTCTTCTATAATCCCAattctttattttgttattctttattttttcatacttcACTTATACAAAAAAGTGGCGCTTTCACACGACAAACATAAAATTCCCTTTGTACCTATACCATACCGTCTTGAATTGGGGCATTTATTGTGTCTGCACTCTCATTTTAAACGGATAATGACCTTCCGCCAGACATTGAGTCCTTTGCAGATCGGGTTCATTGAATTCATCATTAACatcatttgtatttttataataatcatcGTCATAATCACATAATCATCATCACCATGATCGCACCGACCAGCGACACCACCTGGAAAGAACAACCACTGGTGTTCCGTTTGTTGTTAAATCATCTCCTCCCTCACGTAAATCAGAATCACATGGATCACGTTTTACGAAGTAGGTATGTATAACCTGGCATATTATACAGGAACTTGTTACACACCAATGCCGTTTAGTCTGCGCGGAGGTCTCTTCGAAATGTCCGTTAAGGTCGGCAGTAAAATACTTTACGTGAATGacgacaaaacaaaaaatacacaaaaaagtgtaaaaaggaacaacaagtaaaataaagtcttcaaaaattaataaacaacaaaaaagaaagaaaacaaaaccaaataaacTGGATCCACTTGAGAAAAGAACGAGCGGAGAATATTCtgagttatttaaaaaagtaagagaattttttttttaaggaaatgcaTAAAGAAAGGAAACAAGAAACATAACCTTATGTCAATaataatgcatttattattgTGGTTGACATCGATATTACGTGATTAAGTGTCACTTTAACCAACGGAACCTGTTCGCGTTAAATGAGATGACACGATAATGGGCTATCGCGCGCATCAGGGAGTCacagtttaaatattttgttttgaaacaagtgtacaaaataaaatgaaatgaatgtTAAAATTAGACATTTTAAtgagttaaattattttggcacaATGTCCATTTCGAGGTAAAGTAAGAATAaactttaatttataaaaagaacTAACTGATTTTTTCGATGGTTTTATATTTAGAGAATATTTACATATTAcgggtttttttggtttatttttggcatttttttatgcaaagaAGGAAGTACGAGTGTATTTTTGTGACGTTCAAGTATGCTGCGTAAACTGAGAATTATTTTGCTCTGCAAAAATAAACTTGCGCATGTTTTAATATCACCTGTATGACGTTAGTTTCGGTTAAGGATTCTTAAAGAATACGATTTTCGGAGGTAAATTATGTGACATGGACTCAATACCCcaaaatacaaacttttttaaacGATAGCCGTCATCAAAATGAGAAAAGTTTATAGACCTTTATATTGGTACCAAATACATCTTATGAATACACACGAACATACCCATCACATTATTAGCCGTGTTCCTTTGGAGGCGGTACACTAATTATGAGTAGATgattagtagatctagtactaaaatttcaaatgatCTTCATCGCGAGTAAATAATGTTGTGATATTTcgagtactagatttctactcatgagCAGACTTCCACCATCAAAGGAACAAAGCTATTTTAAATAGGTCAAAATGATCACTTTTCCAAATTAACAACGCGACGTGTTCAGG
This DNA window, taken from Episyrphus balteatus chromosome 2, idEpiBalt1.1, whole genome shotgun sequence, encodes the following:
- the LOC129911630 gene encoding uncharacterized protein LOC129911630, with the translated sequence MALKINLICAALMLTITYSHFVKETSAFCSLEKMKTFAVEACEHLFANDEPLTIRHKREFHHRSKSNELENGYHHKKHHTYAVRRSSYPRGGYLKVAQSHFEHLSRLSIFPMYKSHVNKKHFDEDRHKRDASALVGLPYCCYNKCDEDFFCR